From Argopecten irradians isolate NY chromosome 2, Ai_NY, whole genome shotgun sequence, the proteins below share one genomic window:
- the LOC138315834 gene encoding uncharacterized protein, whose translation MVARRRDSGECVSNFKGLDRAVKHFSAGDVNVIGTAKVTDKVIYIKGTCQASMKKHVYDVYVCLSSTGASSASIDYGYCQCPVGLAQTCSHMGSMLFALSNATSATTDTCSSTSRLCEWNIPRHSVKPKPMSELKTGKPTLMPASMDPVQTDDSSALPCMSAFDPRHTSTRGNDVERTLKHLTDLKAVFPNTGIYQQNNSNNNRLAHLWNIPDTAPDASIEMEVSSTIDPMFLEMEKMLFTNACKENLPSLSISAELVSFIEHHTRDQRVSQMWKDLHIGRLTSSIFGDVLSAGDNPKSLVKRILNGSNLDSYDALPPAVQWGIDCESKAREQYTHLQKMVNPNITFEVENTGLTLCETHSFLGASSDGRVIEGDRSGVLEVKCPYSVKGIKVNQMEVQDIVALNSNDFCLECVEEEVQLRRKHKYYSQVQGEMAIMSLPFCDFVVWTGAQKNNIFVERINFDIDYVNAMMPKLVEFYIKHISPVFYQ comes from the exons ATGGTGGCCCGTAGGAGGGACAGTGGCGAATGTGTGAGCAATTTTAAGGGTCTGGATAGAGCTGTGAAGCACTTCAGCGCAGGAGATGTGAATGTTATAGGCACAGCAAAG gTGACCGATAAAGTCATATACATCAAAGGAACCTGTCAAGCATCTATGAAGAAGCATGTCtatgatgtatatgtgtgtctGTCCAGCACAGGAGCTAGCTCTGCTTCCATAGATTATGGATACTGTCAGTGTCCTGTTGG TTTAGCACAGACATGCAGTCATATGGGGAGTATGCTGTTTGCCTTAAGCAATGCAACAAGTGCAACAACTGATACATGCAGTTCAACTTCCAGGCTGTGCGAATGGAATATCCCTCGCCATTCTGTTAAACCAAAGCCAATGAGTGAACTGAAAACAG GAAAACCAACATTGATGCCTGCAAGCATGGATCCTGTGCAAACAGATGACAGCAGTGCGCTGCCTTGTATGTCAGCATTTGACCCGAGACATACATCAACCCGTGGCAATGATGTTGAAAGAACACTAAAGCACTTGACAGATTTAAAAGCTGTATTTCCAAATACTGGTATatatcaacaaaacaacagTAACAATAACA GGTTAGCACATTTGTGGAATATACCAGACACTGCCCCAGATGCTTCTATTGAAATGGAGGTCAGTTCCACAATAGACCCCATGTTTCTGGAGATGGAAAAAATGCTGTTTACAAATGCCTGTAAAGAAAATT TACCCTCGTTGAGCATAAGTGCAGAACTGGTCAGTTTCATAGAGCATCATACAAGAGACCAGAGGGTATCACAGATGTGGAAAGACTTGCATATTGGCCGCCTGACCAGTTCCATATTTGGAGATGTCTTGAGTGCAGGTGACAACCCAAAGTCTTTAGTAAAAAGGATCTTAAATGGATCAAATCTTGACAG CTATGATGCACTACCACCTGCTGTACAGTGGGGCATTGACTGCGAAAGTAAGGCTAGAGAACAGTACACACACCTGCAGAAAATGGTCAACCCCAACATCACTTTCGAGGTGGAAAATACTGGCTTGACATTGTGTGAAACTCATTCATTTCTGGGTGCATCCAGTGATGGCAGAGTAATTGAAGGTGACAGAAGTGGGGTGTTGGAAGTGAAATGTCCATACTCGGTCAAGGGGATTAAGGTTAACCAAATGGAGGTACAGGATATTGTTGCCTTGAACAGTAATGACTTCTGCCTTGAGTGTGTAGAGGAAGAGGTACAGTTAAGGCGAAAACACAAGTATTATTCCCAGGTACAGGGGGAAATGGCAATCATGTCTTTGCCATTTTGTGACTTTGTTGTGTGGACAGGTGCACAAAAGAACAACATCTTTGTTGAaagaattaattttgatattgattatGTCAATGCAATGATGCCCAAACTTGTGGAATTTTATATTAAGCATATTTCCCCAGTGTTTTACCagtaa